One window from the genome of Castellaniella sp. MT123 encodes:
- a CDS encoding bifunctional (p)ppGpp synthetase/guanosine-3',5'-bis(diphosphate) 3'-pyrophosphohydrolase, protein MAFSGFRGASSGLLAVLRKGPRLRRRTPPNATAALPVSAPSPIASLAGLQQIIAGYLSPRDIERVREAYRFADNAHLGQFRESGEPYISHPIAVTEICAGWKLDADSLMAALLHDVIEDQGISKQELAEKFGGEVADIVDGLTKLERLEYATKAEQQAESFRKMLLAMARDVRVILIKIADRLHNMRTLDAVAPEKRRRVARETLDIYTPIAHRLGLNALFRELQDRCFKAIYPNRYDVLHKAMMAARGNRREVISKIAETVRAALPAAGLDAEVNGREKSLYGIYKKMVEQKKSFSDVLDIYGFRVIVHTLPECYLAMGTLHQLYRPVPGKFKDYIAIPKVNGYQSLHTTLIGPYGTPIEFQFRTRDMDHVAEEGVASHWLYKEQGTSLNDLQKRTHQWLQSLLDIQSQTGDSGEFLEHVKVDLFPDAVYVFTPQGKILSLPRGATPVDFAYAIHTDVGNHAVACKINGDFSPLRTELHSGDAVEIMTSSASRPSAQWLNYVRTGRARSEIRHYLRTERYEESIAFGRRLLNQAFDQLGITYPKDDDPQWDRLAKGSGGASRTEILADIGLGKRLAAVVARRFAPENAMLETTAMAVDEFNSVTSAPIVIHGNEGQAVQLAHCCGPLPGDAIIGGIRLGHGLVVHMADCPVALRQQAKEPERWIPVVWDAKTARHLTTRLDITVLNERGVLGRLAAEVTEADSNIIQLTMPDEAAATALLHLTVQVDSRKHLAQVIRAIRHVPQVQKIVRVKG, encoded by the coding sequence ATGGCGTTTTCAGGCTTTCGCGGCGCATCCTCCGGACTGCTGGCGGTTCTGCGCAAAGGCCCCCGACTGCGCCGGCGCACACCGCCCAACGCCACCGCCGCGCTGCCCGTCTCCGCCCCCAGTCCGATCGCATCGCTGGCAGGACTGCAGCAGATCATCGCGGGCTATCTGTCGCCACGCGACATCGAACGGGTCCGCGAGGCCTACCGCTTTGCTGACAATGCCCACCTGGGGCAATTCCGCGAAAGCGGCGAACCTTATATTTCGCACCCGATCGCCGTCACTGAAATCTGCGCCGGCTGGAAACTCGATGCCGACTCGCTGATGGCAGCCTTGTTGCACGACGTGATCGAGGATCAGGGAATATCCAAGCAGGAACTGGCCGAAAAATTCGGCGGCGAAGTCGCCGACATCGTCGACGGCCTGACCAAACTGGAACGCCTGGAATACGCGACAAAGGCCGAACAGCAGGCGGAATCCTTTCGCAAGATGCTGCTGGCGATGGCGCGCGATGTTCGCGTCATCCTGATCAAGATCGCCGACCGGCTGCACAACATGCGGACTCTGGACGCTGTTGCCCCCGAAAAGCGCCGCAGGGTCGCCCGCGAAACTCTCGATATCTACACACCGATTGCCCATCGCCTGGGTCTGAACGCGTTGTTTCGCGAACTGCAGGATCGCTGCTTCAAGGCCATCTACCCAAACCGCTACGACGTCCTGCACAAGGCCATGATGGCGGCGCGCGGGAACCGCCGAGAGGTCATCTCGAAGATCGCCGAGACCGTACGCGCGGCGCTGCCGGCAGCCGGACTGGATGCCGAGGTCAACGGCCGCGAGAAATCCCTGTACGGCATCTATAAAAAGATGGTCGAGCAGAAAAAATCGTTCTCCGACGTGCTCGACATCTACGGTTTCAGAGTGATCGTCCACACCCTGCCGGAATGCTATCTGGCCATGGGGACGCTGCATCAGCTGTACCGTCCGGTCCCGGGCAAATTCAAGGACTACATCGCCATCCCGAAGGTCAACGGCTACCAGTCCCTGCACACGACCCTGATCGGCCCTTACGGCACGCCGATTGAATTCCAGTTCCGCACCCGCGACATGGATCACGTCGCCGAAGAGGGCGTGGCTTCTCACTGGCTCTACAAGGAACAGGGCACTTCGCTCAACGACCTGCAGAAACGGACCCACCAGTGGCTGCAATCGCTGCTGGACATCCAGAGTCAGACAGGGGATTCCGGCGAGTTCCTGGAACACGTCAAGGTCGACCTGTTCCCCGACGCGGTGTATGTGTTCACGCCGCAGGGCAAAATCCTGTCCCTGCCCCGGGGTGCCACCCCGGTGGATTTTGCCTACGCCATCCACACCGACGTGGGCAACCATGCGGTCGCCTGCAAGATCAATGGCGACTTTTCACCCCTGCGCACCGAACTGCACAGCGGGGATGCCGTGGAAATCATGACGTCTTCGGCTTCGCGCCCCAGCGCCCAGTGGCTGAACTACGTGCGCACCGGCCGGGCGCGCTCGGAAATCCGCCACTACTTGCGCACCGAGCGCTACGAAGAATCGATCGCCTTCGGCCGCCGCCTGCTGAACCAGGCCTTCGACCAGTTGGGCATCACCTATCCCAAGGACGACGACCCGCAATGGGATCGCCTGGCCAAAGGCTCGGGCGGCGCCTCGCGCACCGAGATCCTGGCCGACATCGGCTTGGGGAAACGTCTTGCCGCCGTCGTCGCCCGGCGCTTCGCCCCCGAAAATGCCATGCTGGAAACCACTGCCATGGCGGTGGATGAATTCAATTCGGTGACCAGCGCCCCCATCGTCATCCACGGCAACGAGGGCCAGGCGGTCCAGTTGGCGCACTGCTGCGGCCCGCTGCCTGGGGATGCCATCATCGGCGGCATCCGTCTGGGGCACGGCCTGGTGGTCCACATGGCCGACTGCCCCGTGGCGCTGCGTCAGCAGGCCAAGGAACCCGAACGCTGGATTCCCGTCGTCTGGGATGCCAAAACGGCACGCCACCTGACTACCCGCCTGGACATCACGGTCCTGAACGAACGCGGCGTGCTGGGCCGCCTGGCCGCCGAAGTCACCGAAGCCGACTCGAACATCATCCAGCTCACCATGCCCGACGAGGCCGCCGCCACCGCCCTGTTGCACCTGACCGTCCAGGTGGATAGCCGCAAGCACCTCGCTCAGGTCATCCGCGCCATCCGGCACGTCCCCCAAGTCCAAAAAATCGTCCGAGTAAAGGGTTGA
- the rpoZ gene encoding DNA-directed RNA polymerase subunit omega, which yields MARITVEDCLKQVPNRFDLTLVATYRARELAQGHESHIQSHNKPTVTALREIAQGQVGTEMLRKVPT from the coding sequence ATGGCCCGCATCACTGTAGAAGACTGCCTCAAGCAGGTCCCCAACCGTTTCGACCTCACCCTGGTGGCCACCTATCGCGCCCGCGAACTGGCCCAGGGTCATGAATCGCACATCCAGAGCCACAACAAGCCCACGGTCACCGCGCTGCGCGAAATCGCCCAGGGCCAGGTCGGCACCGAGATGCTGCGCAAGGTCCCCACCTGA
- the gmk gene encoding guanylate kinase, with amino-acid sequence MTRQHAGNIFMVVAPSGAGKSSLVNALLAQDPSLSLSISCTTRAPRPGERDQEHYRFVSVETFQAMRDRGDMLEWAEVHGNFYGTPRDRVAQAIANDTDIILEIDWQGALQVRHHYPQAIGIFILPPSIEALETRLNKRGQDAPQVIARRLLAAGGEMAHASDCEYVIINQEFSVALQQLRDVVSAARLRYAAQSVRHADLFMQLGIRKPITNAS; translated from the coding sequence ATGACGAGGCAGCACGCCGGCAATATTTTCATGGTGGTCGCCCCCAGCGGGGCGGGGAAATCCAGCCTGGTCAACGCTCTGCTGGCCCAGGACCCCAGCCTGTCGCTGTCGATTTCCTGCACCACGCGGGCCCCGCGGCCAGGTGAACGCGACCAGGAACACTACCGGTTCGTGTCGGTGGAAACCTTCCAGGCGATGCGCGACCGGGGCGACATGCTGGAATGGGCCGAGGTCCACGGCAATTTCTATGGCACTCCGCGTGATCGCGTCGCCCAGGCCATCGCCAACGACACCGACATCATCCTGGAAATCGACTGGCAAGGCGCCCTGCAGGTCCGCCACCACTATCCGCAGGCGATCGGCATTTTCATTCTCCCGCCCTCGATCGAGGCGCTGGAGACCCGGCTGAACAAACGCGGCCAGGATGCACCGCAGGTCATCGCCCGCCGCTTGCTGGCAGCCGGGGGCGAAATGGCGCATGCCTCTGACTGCGAATATGTTATTATTAATCAAGAATTTAGCGTAGCGTTACAGCAATTGCGGGACGTCGTTTCGGCGGCTCGCTTGCGCTATGCCGCGCAATCCGTGCGCCATGCCGACCTGTTCATGCAACTCGGCATCCGCAAACCCATCACCAACGCAAGCTGA